The genomic DNA GATGCGCGTCGAGCCAGTCCGCCGTTGGCTTCACCATCGCGGGGTTCACTGTCTGCTCCCACGCGAGCGCCACGACATGCACATTGCCCCACGTGAAATGCGAATACGGTTCGCCGTTTGGATTGTCGTGGTATTTGGCGAACCAGTCATTTTCGATGTCCGTAAGCATCGTGCCTTCGTGATTGCCACGTGCGGTGAGGATCATGTGTGTCGCGCCGATCTCCGCGAACCGGTCGAAGTGCGGTTTCCACAGCGAATAGTCGTGCCCTTTCACCACAAGATCGCCGTTGATTAGGAAGAACTCCGGTTTCCATCGCATCAGGTCCTGAATGAATCCGGTCTCTTCGACTTTGTTCTCCCAGCGGCGCGTATCGCCGAAAATGGCAAAGGTGACCTCGCGGTCCGCGCTCGGCAACGGCGCGGTCTTGAACGTGTGCTCCTTCGCCTCGCTCCCCGCGCGCACCCGATACGAATAAGCCGTGTCGGGTTTCAATCCGGTGATGCGCACCTTGCGGATCATTTCGTTCTCCGGGCCGGCCGCCTTCTGATCGAAGGCGCCTTCCAGTCCATACTCGACGACTCCCTGCCCGTTTTCGTTCGTCTGATAAATGACCGTTACCCCATCCGGCGTCACGTTCTGCAAGAACGGGGCAATGTAAAAACCGTCGGCGTACGCGATGGAATACAGCGTCACCGATACCAAGAAAATCCGGAAAGGCCACATCATCTGCTCACTCCTATTCAATTCAACGACTTGGCTGTCGTTCTCCCGAACCCTAAACCTCAAACCGCTCTTCTCGCCGTGCCAGCCAGCCGCCACTGTCCCCAGCGCAACTGCCGGGGATCGCGTGCAAGTCCAGCGCGATCCATTTCCGCGTAGAACGTCTCCGCGGTGAACATCCCGTCCTTGGGATGCACGAGGAAGACCTTCACCACCGGGTTCGCCGTGAACCCGCGCAAGTATTCCTCGTATAGAAAGAGCCCGTCCGGCTTCAGCACGCGCGCGATTTCGCGCAGCGCGAGCGGCCATTCCGGCACGTGATGGAGAATCGCGAATTCGACGACCACGTCGAATTGCGCGTCCCCGAACGGTAACCGCGCCGCATCGCCCTGAAACAGCACCGCGCGCCGTTCGTTGCTCGAACAATGCCGCACCCGCGCGCGCGCCAATTGCGCCGGATCGTAATCGAATGCGACTACCCGGTCCGCGCCGCAATGCCGCAACAACAAGTCCGTGTCCGCGCCCTGACCGCAACCAATCTCCAAAACCGATTTGCCGGCAAGCGTCGTGTCCGCGCGCCGCAACAGCGAAGTGGCCAGTTTCCGCAGCATGAGCGTGCGCAACGGGTTGTTTACCATCAGCTTCTCGAGCGAATTCATCTTCATGGCATGGTCCTGCGGATTGCGAACAGAGTGCCAAACGCGGCGGTCGTATCGCAACGCGATGCGCCACATTCTGCCCTGCGCCCAAGGGCCTACCCCGTTGACAGAATTGGCTGTAACCGTTTAGCATGAATGCTGTAAGGCTGCGGTTTCGTTTCGCGATCGTCACTATTCAGGGGAGGTTTTCCATGCGATCTCGCCGCGCAACCTATCGTCTGCCCATCGCCGCCGCGTCGATGTTCGTCCTGTCCGCCCAATTCGCGTGCGGTGCCGTCGTCTTTACCGGCCCCGCGCCGCTCAACTCGAACGCCGCGTCGGATTCGGCAAACGATTTCACCCCGCGCATCGCCACCGATCGCGACGATACCTTCGTTGTCGTGTGGGCGTCGCAGAGCAAACTGACCGAGCCGGGCAATGGCGATTTCGACATTTTCTTTGCCCGGTCGGTGGACGATGGCGCTACGTGGAGTTCGGTGGCGACGCTGAACGACGGCGCAGACAGCGACTCCGTCGACGATTCGTCGCCGGACATTGCCACGGACGGAACCACGTGGATTGCCGCCTGGAGTTCCGATCGATCCGCGGGCATGGGCGACGTCGTGGACACAGACATTTTCTTCTCGCGCTCCACGGACGGCGGCCAGATGTGGTCGGCGGCGGCCGTGCTCAACTCGAATGCAACCTCGGACCTTATCGACGGGGACGGCGCACCCCGCATTGTTAACGATCCGACAGGAATCTGGATTTGCGCATGGACGTCCGACGCGGACCTGGACGGATCGAATTCCGATAGTGACATCGTCTTCGCGCGGTCGACCAACGACGGCGATTCGTGGAGCGCGCCCGCGTTCCTCAACAGCAACGCGGCGAACGGCTCGAGTGACGATGGCAACGCCTTTCTCGCCGTGAGAGACGCTGGAACGTGGATCGCCGTGTGGGAATCGAACGACACCTTTGGCGGCGCCATCGGAAGCGATTACGACATCCTATTCGCGCGCTCGACCGACGGGGGCGAAACGTGGAGCGACGCACAACCTCTCAATTCCGATGCGGCCACCGATCAGGGCGCGACCCCGGCGGGTAACGATGCAGGCGCCCGGGTGCTGAACCTCGGCGGCGAGACATGGCTGGCCACGTGGCACCGGCATCTCGGTGGCGGCCTCACCGAGATTCTGTACGCGCGCTCGACCGACGACGGCATGTCGTGGTCTGACCCCATGGTGCTCGACAGTCCGAATAGCGGATCGAAATCCGGGCAAAATCGGCTCTTTATGAGCCCGATTCAGATTCGATGGTCCACCTGGAATACCGGCAAAGGATCGCCGCATTTGTCGCCTACGCTGTTCGGTGTTGCGATGTCGGATAGCAGCGTCGAGCCGCCGGACGGCAAGGGCGGTTTGTCGGGAAGCGACTACGACCTGCGCATCTATTTCGCCAGTGAAGACGGGAAACAATGGACCGATCCGGAGTTCGCAAACACAAACGCGTTTGACGACTCCCGCGACGACAACAACCCGGAACTCGCCGCGGACGAATCCGGCCATGTCGTCCTCGTGTGGTCATCGTTCGATAGCCTCGGCAACACCATCGGTACCGACGCGGACATTCTCGTCTCCACGGTGACTATCGGCGGGTTGACTGAATTGCTCACGCCCAACGGCGGCGAGAAATGGAAACGCGGGAAGAAGAAGAAAATCGAATGGGTGACCAACGTCGATTCCGCGGAAGACGTGCGACTGGACTTGCTCCGCAACGGAAACAAGGTGAAGACGATCACCAACGGCGCACCCAATGATGGGTCGTTCAAATGGAAAGTGCCTGATAATCTCGATAAAGGCGGCGGATACCAAGTCGAGATTAGGTTGGATTCCGATCCCAGCGTCAAAGATTCCAGTTACTACGATTTCCGATTGAAATAGCTACTCCGCCGCGGAGGTGCGATGCGGAACGCTTCGCCCTTCCTGCTGATACTTTCGCAATAAGCCTTCAAGTTCGGCGACGACTTCCGGGTGGTTCGCCTGGACGTTTCTGCTCTCTGTCACGTCGGTACTCATGTTGTAGAGTTGCACGGGCGGGTCGTTCGCATCGCCTTTCCCGCTCCATCCGCCGGAGCCACGCCCGAGAATGAGTTTCCATTTGCCCTTGCGGATCGCGAACGTACCGTCGATCGAGTGGTGGACGATCGCCTCGCGGACCGGCGTGTCGTTCGTGCGTCCTTCAAGCGCGGGCAACACGTTGCAGCTATCGACCGCCGCATTGTCCGGCAGGGGATAGTTCACTATGGCCGCGCAGGTGGCCATCAGATCGACGTGACAAATCGGCTCCGTGGAAACGACGCCTTTCGGAATGCGGCCCGGCCAGCACGCAATAAATGGTACGCGGTGACCGCCCTCCCAAATGTCCGCCTTGATTCCGCGGTAAATGTAACTTGGGTTGTGACCGTACTGGAGCAGTGAACGCGGCCTGCCGTCCATTTTCTCCCCGTCATTCGCGGGGGAACCGTTGTCGCTCGTGAATACGATCAAGGTATGGTCGATCTGCCCCGTCTCTTCCAGGGCGCTCACGACTTGCCCAACCGCCCAGTCCACTTCGCAAACATAGTCGCCATAGCGGTGCGCTTCGCTCTTGCCGATGAATTCCGCCGCGGGCGCGACCGGCGTATGCGGCGCGGTGAGCGGGAAGTATAGGAAGAACGGCTTGTCCGCCTGCTTGTTGAAAGGCGCGGCCCCCGGCGCGGCCTTGATAAAGTCGACCGCTTTACGCGTGATTGCCGGCATGACCGCATCGAGTTTCCAACCCGGGACCATCGGCCCGGGCGTGCCAAACATGTCGTCGGGTTTTGACGCCGTTGGTCGTTCCGTACAGCGGTCATTCTCGATGAAGCAGTATGGCGCGAAGTTGGGCACGTCGTCGCCAAAGTAGTAATCGAACCCGCGCGCGGTCGGGCCGTTGGCGATGGGCCGCGTCAAGTCAATCTTGTCGTTGAACGCTTTCCGCGCTTCGAGACTGTAATCGCCCAGTGCCACGGTGTCGTTGATGCGCGAACCGTCCGTCGTCGGCCAGTCCCACCCGAGATGCCATTTGCCGATACACGCAGTCGTGTAACCGCGCTCGCGCAACATGCCACCAAGCGTCAGCGTGTCCGGCGCGATCAACGGCCCGTCCCACGTCCACAACACCGACTGTTTCAAAGGGGATCGCCACGCATACGTGCCCGTCAACATGGCGTACCGCGTCGGCGAACACACCGCGCTGGGCGAATGCGCGTCCGTAAACCGCATCCCACGCGACGCGAGACGATCGAGATTCGGCGTCGGGATTTTCGATTCCGGGTTCTGGCACGCCAAATCGCCGAACCCCATATCGTCCGCGAGAATGATCACGATGTTGGGCAGTCGATCCGCGGCTGCGGCGCATGTATCACGATGGCCGGGCAATGCGGCAGCCAGCGCGCCCGCGCCCAATGCGGAAAGGAAATCTCTCCTTTTAATATGCCGCATGCCCGATCCTCCCGATGTGACATCCGCTCGGATAATCACGTTAGCATAGGGGCATCGGCGTTAACATTCATTCGCGATTCCTGGCCACTGATAGTGACGCGCATTGGATACCTGCAATGCAGCGCCGGAACGAATTGCGCTCCCGCCGAATTCCGTGACTGTTGCGTTACCGTCCCGTCCGGTACTGCTCCCGGTACTGCACCGGCGATAGCCCTTCGAACTTGCGGAATTGTTTCGTGAAGTTGGATTGGTCGTTGATGCCGACGCGCGTAGCGACTTCGCCGATGCCGAGACGTGTGCGGCGGAGGAGCTCTTTGGCCTTGTCGATGCGGAGACGGGCGACGTATTGGCTGAACGACAGGCCGTATTTCCGCTGCAAGTGGTGGGTGATGGCTGTCGGGTGTTTGCCGAGACGCTCGGCGATTTCGCCAAGCTGTACGGCTTCGGGCATGCGGCCCATCACGGCGCGGTCGAGTTCGGCAAGGACGCTGTCGTGCGTGTCAGTCTGACGGCGCGGCACGAGCGGCGACAACAAGGCCATCACCGCTTTCACGAGGTCTGTGTCCGCCGCGGCGTGACGCACGGCGTTGAGGAACGCGGGAAATTCTTCCCACGAGCGCGTGGTGTTGCGTCCCGCGCGCTCGGCGGCTTCGAGCACAGCGCTGGTCAATGCGACGGCGCGCGCGCGCCGCGCCGAAAGTTGCAGTTCGGCGGATGTATCGACCTCGGCGATGCCTGTCTTTACAAGGGTGCGCGCGAGGGTTTGGTCGCCACTCGCGAGCGCCGCAGCGATTTCCGCGCCCCGGTAGGGCGAAGTATCTGGAGACTTCGAGCGTAAGCGGCGCGGACGGCCACGCGTGCGTTTGCCCCGCGGCGAATCCGTGGGTTCGGCAGACTCGGCGTCTGCCTGTTCCGCCTGCCAAAGTTGTGCGATTGCGTCAACCGTCCACTCCGCGAGCGCGGGGACGCTTTCGCCACGGATGTGATTGATATCCGTCAGCGGCACGGGAAAGAACGGCATCTTCGCGTGCCCCAGGGCCACGAGCCCGCGCATGGCGTCTTCCATTAGCAATTCCGGCGCTTCGGCCGGGCAATACGGCCCCATCGTAAGGACAAACCGCTGACCGGTCGACGGCAGCGCGGGAACGGATACGCACGCAAACCCCATGTGGCACAGAAAGGTCGCGGGCTTCGTGACCGAAAGCGCATACTGGCTGCTACGGACGCGGGAAGCCTGGCATGCGTCCGCACCGCCGGGCAATTTGGCGATGTACGCGCACGCCGCGCACTGGCCGCAGCCCCCAAGTTTCCTGCCTTCGTGCCCCTCGTCGTCGACGTGATGAATGGCCGCCGGCATGCCCGCCGCGCGGGACGCGCGTTCCAGCACCCGGCGCACCGCCCTCGAGTGCAGGAAGGCGACCGCCGTCACGGGCGAATCTCGAACACCGGCGTGGGCCTGTCCTGCCAGGCGACGTGCAGTTCCGCGGCGTGGCCGCGCATGGCCTGGGCGGCGGCGGTCTGGGCCAGTTCCTTGGTGTTGTTTTCCTCGCTGATGTGGACGAGGACGACCAGGCGGAGCGCGTCGTGCAGTATGTGCGCCAGCAGTTTCCCGGCGTCGCGGTTGCTGAGGTGGCCGAAATCGCTGTTGATCCGCTGCCGGATCATCGCGGGGTAACTGCTCCGCCGGAGCATGTCGGGGCAGTAGTTCGACTCGACAATGAGGCCGTGGGAGTGGGCGAGCCGCTGGCGTACAAGGGTGGTCGTGTGGCCGAGATCGGCGGCCAAGCCCAGCTTGGTTCCGCACGCTTCCACAACGAAACTGACCGGGTCGGCGGCGTCATGACAAACGCTGAAACTGCCGACCCGCATCCCGTTCAGCGTGATGTCGTCGCCCGCCTCGAAGTACCTGATATCGTTTAACTTGCCGATTCCGGGCGGGAGCCTGTCCGCGGTGCCTCGGGTCATATAGACCGGGACATTCACCTTGCGCGTGAGAACACCTACCCCCGCAACGTGGTCGGCGTGTTCATGCGTGACAAAGATCGCCTTGAGCCCATCAAACGTGATGTCAGCCTGCGCGGCGCGCGATTCAAGCTGACGGTAGCTTAACCCGTTGTCAATCAGGATCTTGCTGCCGTCCGCTTCGATGTACGTTGCGTTACCGCTGCTGCCGCTGCCGAGCAGGCAAAACCGAATCACCGCATCACCCCCGCGCCCCCACCCGAGGGCCTTAACGCTAATATAACACTGTATTTAGGAATGGTCAATTGACAGATGAAGGGATGGCCGTTATAATGGCATAGCAGTTGCTAAGGGGTAGTAAATCAACATGATGCACATGGAACACCGGCTGTCGCAGAACCTGTCGCAACGGCTGATGCTGACCCAGAAAATGCAGCAGGCAATCCAAATCCTGCAGCTTTCGGGTATAGAACTAGAACAATACCTGCAAAAAGAGCTCGAACAGAACCCCGTCCTCGAACAATTGGTCAAGGAACCCAAGCCGGAGACGGTCCAACCGCCCGCCCCCGCCACGTCAGACGGGGCAACCATCGAGGACACGGCGTTTAACCTCGACGACTACGCCACCCAGTGGACCGACTTCCGCCGCGAGGGCACGGACTTCTCCCGGAACCCGGACTTGGCCGAGAGGCGGGACCATTACCAGAACTCGATCACGAAGGAGGAGTCCTTCTCGTCCATGCTGCTGACCCAGCTCCGGCTGGCCGCGCAGGACGAGAAAACCATCGAGATCGGCGAACTCATCATCGGGGAGATCGATGGGAAGGGCTATTTCACCGGATCGTTGGCGGACATTGCGAGCGAGGCTGGCGCCTCGGTAGACGAGGTTGATCGGGTGCTGCGCATGATTCAACGGTTCGAGCCGACGGGTGTCGGCGCGCGCGACGTAGTCGAGTGCCTGCAGTTGCAGATCGACGTCGAGTATCCGCACGTGCCGGAGTTGAAAGTCCTCGTCGCGGAACATCTCGAAGCGCTCGAGCACCGGCAGATTCCGAAAATCGCGAAGGAGATGCGCGTCAGCGTCGAGCGCGTCGAAGAACTGAAGGAAATGCTCGCCAAACTGAACCCGTGGCCCGGCCTCGAGTACAGCTCCGAACCGACGCAGTACGTCACCCCGGACGTCATCGTCGAAAAAATCGACGACGAGATCGTCGTGTATCTCAGCGACGATTCGCTGCCCGCGCTGCGCATCAACGAAGACTACCGACGCATGATGGGCAACGGGAAGTGCACGCGCGAAGAAAAGGCCTACCTGCGGGACAAGGTCGAGTCGGCAAAGTGGCTGATCCGCAACGTCGAGCAGCGGCAGCAGACCATCCTGCGCATCGCGCGCGCGATCGTGGACGTGCAGCAGGACTTCCTCGAACGCGGCATCGAGTACATCAAGCCGCTGACGTTGCAGGAGATCGCCGATCGCGTCGGCGTGCACGAAGCGACCGTCAGCCGCACTACGCGCGGCAAATACATGCAGACGCCGCAGGGCCTGTTCGAGATGAAGTTCTTCTTCTCGCCGGGGCTGAAGCGCGACAGCGGCGAAGCGCAATCGTCGAAAAGCGTGCAGTCGATCATCAAAAAAATGATCGACGACGAAGACAAGAGCAAACCGCTCAGCGATCAGAAGATTGCCGACATGCTGAAGGCAAAGGGCCTCAACATCGCGCGGCGCACGGTAACGAAATACCGCGAAGCGCTCGGAATCCTGCCCACGTCCATGCGGCGCTCCTATCAGGAAGCGTAGCGGAATTTGGCCTCTCACGTCTCAGACATGTCGGACTCGTCCGGCAGGTCGGACTCGTCCGGTCCGCGGCCTTACTCCCCCCGCATCGTCGAAGCCTTTGCGTTCTCGCACGGAATCCACGCCAATCACACACGCAAAGGATCGGGTGTTCCCTACATCACGCACGTGATGTCCGTCGCGGCCATCGTCGGCGAGCATGGTGGCGACGAGGACACCTTTATTGCCGCGCTGCTGCACGACGCGGTCGAGGACGGCGACGGGTACGCAACGCTGGAGAAGGTCCGCGCGCAATTTGGCGCGCGCGTCGCGGACATGGTCGAAGCATGTTCCGACGCGTTCGAGAAACCCAAGCCGAAATGGCGCGAACGCAAGGAACAATTCATCGAATCCATGCGCAGCGCCGCACCGGAAGTGAAACTCATCGTCGCCGCGGACAAACTGCACAATCTCTGCGCCACCATCGGCGACTACGAGGCGATCGGCGAGGAAGTCTGGCTGCGGTTTACCGGCCGGCGCGAAGGTACGCTCTGGTATTACGCCACGATCACGCAAGCGCTCGCGAATGGATGGGAACACCCGCTCGTCGACGACCTTACGGCGTCGCTGGAAACGCTACACGCCGCATGCACGAGGCGGTGAATTCGCGGCGTTCCTTCACGATCCCGGAGCCGCCGCGGCGCGCACGTCACGACAACCGGTTCTTGTAGTCCTCGTACGCGAACGTACGCACGATGCGCGTGTGGCCGGTTTCCGGGCTGTAGATGCCGATCGACGGGAGGCGCACACCGTTGAACGTTGTGTTCTTCACCATCGTATAGTGCGCCATGTCGAGAAAGACCAGCTTGTCGCCAATCCGCAATTCCTGCGGAAACGAGTAATCGCCGATAACGTCGCCGGCGAGACAGGTGAGCCCGCCCAGCCGGTACGTGTGCGCGAACTCGCCGGGCATGCCGCCGCCGATGATCTGCGGCCGGTATGGCATTTCAAGTACATCGGGCATGTGCGCCGTCGCCGATGTATCGAGAATGGCGATGTTCATACCGTTATTGAACATGTCGAGCACGGACGTGACAAGGACGCCCGTGTTCAGCGCGATGGCCTCGCCCGGTTCGAGATATACCTCCACGCCATAGCGGGACTTAAAATCGGAAACGAGCCGCACCAGCAACTCGATGTCGTAGTCCGCCCGCGTAATGTGGTGCCCGCCGCCGAAATTGATCCATTTCATTTGCGGGATGAATTCGCCGAATTTCTCCTCGACCGCTTTTAGCGTGCGCTCGAGCGAATCGGAGTTGAGCTCGCACAGCGTGTGAAAGTGCAGCCCTTCGAGGCCATCGAGCGACTCGCTTTCGAAGTGCGCGCGCGTCATCCCCAGTCGCGAACACGGCGCGCAGGGATCGTACAGCGCGACCTTCACTTCGCTGTGTTCCGGGTTAATGCGCAGTGCCGGCGACACGTCTCTGCTCGATTTCTGAATGAGGTCCTTGTACCGCTTCCACTGATTGAACGAGTTGAAGGTGATGTGGTCCGCGA from Candidatus Hydrogenedentota bacterium includes the following:
- a CDS encoding class I SAM-dependent methyltransferase; translation: MKMNSLEKLMVNNPLRTLMLRKLATSLLRRADTTLAGKSVLEIGCGQGADTDLLLRHCGADRVVAFDYDPAQLARARVRHCSSNERRAVLFQGDAARLPFGDAQFDVVVEFAILHHVPEWPLALREIARVLKPDGLFLYEEYLRGFTANPVVKVFLVHPKDGMFTAETFYAEMDRAGLARDPRQLRWGQWRLAGTARRAV
- a CDS encoding helix-turn-helix domain-containing protein, whose product is MTAVAFLHSRAVRRVLERASRAAGMPAAIHHVDDEGHEGRKLGGCGQCAACAYIAKLPGGADACQASRVRSSQYALSVTKPATFLCHMGFACVSVPALPSTGQRFVLTMGPYCPAEAPELLMEDAMRGLVALGHAKMPFFPVPLTDINHIRGESVPALAEWTVDAIAQLWQAEQADAESAEPTDSPRGKRTRGRPRRLRSKSPDTSPYRGAEIAAALASGDQTLARTLVKTGIAEVDTSAELQLSARRARAVALTSAVLEAAERAGRNTTRSWEEFPAFLNAVRHAAADTDLVKAVMALLSPLVPRRQTDTHDSVLAELDRAVMGRMPEAVQLGEIAERLGKHPTAITHHLQRKYGLSFSQYVARLRIDKAKELLRRTRLGIGEVATRVGINDQSNFTKQFRKFEGLSPVQYREQYRTGR
- the nspC gene encoding carboxynorspermidine decarboxylase, giving the protein MPTYPNIPVIDIPTPAYVVDESALRRNLEVLADVQERAGCTIILALKGFAMWSTFPIVKQFLRGTTASSVDEARLGRLEFGGQVHVYAPAYSEDDMRELLPLADHITFNSFNQWKRYKDLIQKSSRDVSPALRINPEHSEVKVALYDPCAPCSRLGMTRAHFESESLDGLEGLHFHTLCELNSDSLERTLKAVEEKFGEFIPQMKWINFGGGHHITRADYDIELLVRLVSDFKSRYGVEVYLEPGEAIALNTGVLVTSVLDMFNNGMNIAILDTSATAHMPDVLEMPYRPQIIGGGMPGEFAHTYRLGGLTCLAGDVIGDYSFPQELRIGDKLVFLDMAHYTMVKNTTFNGVRLPSIGIYSPETGHTRIVRTFAYEDYKNRLS
- a CDS encoding arylsulfatase, whose product is MRHIKRRDFLSALGAGALAAALPGHRDTCAAAADRLPNIVIILADDMGFGDLACQNPESKIPTPNLDRLASRGMRFTDAHSPSAVCSPTRYAMLTGTYAWRSPLKQSVLWTWDGPLIAPDTLTLGGMLRERGYTTACIGKWHLGWDWPTTDGSRINDTVALGDYSLEARKAFNDKIDLTRPIANGPTARGFDYYFGDDVPNFAPYCFIENDRCTERPTASKPDDMFGTPGPMVPGWKLDAVMPAITRKAVDFIKAAPGAAPFNKQADKPFFLYFPLTAPHTPVAPAAEFIGKSEAHRYGDYVCEVDWAVGQVVSALEETGQIDHTLIVFTSDNGSPANDGEKMDGRPRSLLQYGHNPSYIYRGIKADIWEGGHRVPFIACWPGRIPKGVVSTEPICHVDLMATCAAIVNYPLPDNAAVDSCNVLPALEGRTNDTPVREAIVHHSIDGTFAIRKGKWKLILGRGSGGWSGKGDANDPPVQLYNMSTDVTESRNVQANHPEVVAELEGLLRKYQQEGRSVPHRTSAAE
- a CDS encoding HD domain-containing protein; this encodes MSDSSGRSDSSGPRPYSPRIVEAFAFSHGIHANHTRKGSGVPYITHVMSVAAIVGEHGGDEDTFIAALLHDAVEDGDGYATLEKVRAQFGARVADMVEACSDAFEKPKPKWRERKEQFIESMRSAAPEVKLIVAADKLHNLCATIGDYEAIGEEVWLRFTGRREGTLWYYATITQALANGWEHPLVDDLTASLETLHAACTRR
- a CDS encoding MBL fold metallo-hydrolase, producing the protein MIRFCLLGSGSSGNATYIEADGSKILIDNGLSYRQLESRAAQADITFDGLKAIFVTHEHADHVAGVGVLTRKVNVPVYMTRGTADRLPPGIGKLNDIRYFEAGDDITLNGMRVGSFSVCHDAADPVSFVVEACGTKLGLAADLGHTTTLVRQRLAHSHGLIVESNYCPDMLRRSSYPAMIRQRINSDFGHLSNRDAGKLLAHILHDALRLVVLVHISEENNTKELAQTAAAQAMRGHAAELHVAWQDRPTPVFEIRP
- a CDS encoding exo-alpha-sialidase, encoding MRSRRATYRLPIAAASMFVLSAQFACGAVVFTGPAPLNSNAASDSANDFTPRIATDRDDTFVVVWASQSKLTEPGNGDFDIFFARSVDDGATWSSVATLNDGADSDSVDDSSPDIATDGTTWIAAWSSDRSAGMGDVVDTDIFFSRSTDGGQMWSAAAVLNSNATSDLIDGDGAPRIVNDPTGIWICAWTSDADLDGSNSDSDIVFARSTNDGDSWSAPAFLNSNAANGSSDDGNAFLAVRDAGTWIAVWESNDTFGGAIGSDYDILFARSTDGGETWSDAQPLNSDAATDQGATPAGNDAGARVLNLGGETWLATWHRHLGGGLTEILYARSTDDGMSWSDPMVLDSPNSGSKSGQNRLFMSPIQIRWSTWNTGKGSPHLSPTLFGVAMSDSSVEPPDGKGGLSGSDYDLRIYFASEDGKQWTDPEFANTNAFDDSRDDNNPELAADESGHVVLVWSSFDSLGNTIGTDADILVSTVTIGGLTELLTPNGGEKWKRGKKKKIEWVTNVDSAEDVRLDLLRNGNKVKTITNGAPNDGSFKWKVPDNLDKGGGYQVEIRLDSDPSVKDSSYYDFRLK
- the rpoN gene encoding RNA polymerase factor sigma-54 translates to MMHMEHRLSQNLSQRLMLTQKMQQAIQILQLSGIELEQYLQKELEQNPVLEQLVKEPKPETVQPPAPATSDGATIEDTAFNLDDYATQWTDFRREGTDFSRNPDLAERRDHYQNSITKEESFSSMLLTQLRLAAQDEKTIEIGELIIGEIDGKGYFTGSLADIASEAGASVDEVDRVLRMIQRFEPTGVGARDVVECLQLQIDVEYPHVPELKVLVAEHLEALEHRQIPKIAKEMRVSVERVEELKEMLAKLNPWPGLEYSSEPTQYVTPDVIVEKIDDEIVVYLSDDSLPALRINEDYRRMMGNGKCTREEKAYLRDKVESAKWLIRNVEQRQQTILRIARAIVDVQQDFLERGIEYIKPLTLQEIADRVGVHEATVSRTTRGKYMQTPQGLFEMKFFFSPGLKRDSGEAQSSKSVQSIIKKMIDDEDKSKPLSDQKIADMLKAKGLNIARRTVTKYREALGILPTSMRRSYQEA